A segment of the Mangrovimonas sp. YM274 genome:
ACAATTAACATTCATAATATCGTCTTGTGACCACAGATGAATAAGCTCTCCCCGTACATTTCGTATTAAATTGTTAAGATTAGCAAATAAGCCTAAATTCTCTGGATTATGAAAGACTCTTAAACTAGAATGTTCAATACTATCCAAATATGCCTTCGTTTCAACATCTAATGGGTTATCGTTCCCTACCAAAAGTTCAAAGCTAACATCTTTCTGATTTAGCACTGATTCCAATGCTTTTTTAAACAAGGGCATACCGCTATAGGAAGGTAGCACAACTGAAATAGAAATTTGATTTTCCCTTTGCATAAAACTTAATTTAAATGTTATTCTGAATCTCCCTTTCTATTGCTCCTACAATAGTCTCAAAATTCCAGGCTTTAATGTCTTGTTTTGCTTTATTTCCCAGGATTTGTAACTCGTGTTTATTTAAACCTGTTAATATCTTTTCTAATGCTAAATGATTATTATAATCAAAAACAAAACCATTAACATTCTCCCTAACAAGATCTGATGCACATCCTACCTTTGAACTCACAATCACAGGCCTTCTAGATGCCATTGCTTCATTCACCGCCAATCCCCAAGTCTCACCTGGCCCCTTCGAAGGTAAGCAAATAACATCTCCTAATCTGTATAATATTGGCATTTTACTTTGATTTTGAAACGGTAAAACTGTAATATTCCTATCATTCTCAGCTAAGTCTTTTAATTTGTTTTCCAATGGACCATGTCCAACTAAAACAAATTTCAATGGGATTTCTCGGTCTTTATTAGCCTTTTGAAATGCCTTCAGTAAGAAATCAGGCTGCTTTTTTGCTTCAAATTTACCAGCAAATAAAATCACGATGTCATCTTCTGAAAAACCAAGTTCCTTTCTCCATTCCAAAGCTTGGATTTCATATTGAATAATTTCAGAATCTGCAAATCGTGAATTATCAATAGCATGAGGGGCAAAAACCAATTGATACTCCTTTACCCCATGCGCCTTAAAATATCGCTTGTTTTCTGCTCCGACATAAAACGCCTTGTCAATATGTTTATACACCCAGGTTAAATAGAAGCGCCTTAAAATTGTTTTAACTCCTGAAATTTCATCCAACAATGTTGAGTCTCCCCTAAACCAAACTGGAATTTTGCCTTTAAAGTGCTTCATTACCTTAAAATGACTTTTTAAATACCAGCCAAAAACTAGAATGGCATCTGGGTGCCATGCACTAACCTTAGCTATAAGCTCAGGACAAATAATCCCATTTTTATGATGTGTTCCTGGATCTTTAGAACTATTTTCAACAAATTCGTAATCATAGCCTTCTAAAAGCGGTATATCCCATTTAATCGTTTTTCCAAAAGTTTTATCTTCTACATCTTCTGCTGCCTGCGACCAAGTATAAAACACCTTTAGTTTAATATTTTGACGCTCTGCCAGCAACTTAAACCAAGGCGCATAATACTGAATAGGATGTGATACGACTATTGCTAATTTTTTCATTTTATATACGGAACTATGGTATTCCTTTATTTTAATATTCTATAGATCAAAGATCCATTGTAGAAAATATTTCGACATCCTTCCCAAAAGGCTCTATCAAAATGCCGCTTAATGTGGTTTCAATTTCTCTCTTCTATTGAATTACTTTGGTTTTTAAAAATTGACAAAAAATAGTTTAAAATTTCGAAGCAACATTTGAGATAATTTTGCATACGGTATAGAAACTGTAAACTTAAAATTATTCAACAATTTTCCTTAATCCCCTATTAAAAGACATTAAATAAACAGTTAAAATGGATAACCCAAAAACAAGCAAAGTAAAAACAATTTCTACAAATGTCCCACAATATTGCATTTTATAGGGCTTCAAAATATCAATAAAAATATAATGTATACCATATACCCCAAGCGTTTTTCTCCCAATACTACTTAAATTAGGTATTCTAAAAACTTTATTATTGGATAATGCTATTAAAGAAACTCCTATTCCAGTAAAATACGTTCCAAAAAAATAGTCAGAGATTGCAGATGTATCAAAATACTTTTTTAACACAATAGTTTCAAGACACTGTATAAAAACTCCTAGCAAAGAAAGCATTATTCCTGATTTAAGGTAATTGATCTTATAATCCTTTTGAAAAAATTTAAATCCAGAAACAAAAAACAGTAATCCCAAAAAAGGTCCATTACGTGTATAAAAACCAAAATCCACTCCTATTGGAGTCTTTGAATAGGATAATGCCATATTACCTATTATAAACAGCATTAAAGCAACATAAAAAATACTAAGTCTTAATTTATACTTTTCCCATAAAAACGTTATGAAAATTACTTGAATTAAAGAAGACAAAAACCACAAATGCCCTTTAGTCCCATTAAATAAAAAATTGATTGGATTTTTTAAATTACCTATAATTCTATTTTTAATAAATTCTAATGCTTCAACAATATTAAACTCACCAAGTGGGAATAATTTATGCCACGGAAATAGATAAATACCGCTCCATGCTATAAAAATCAGAAAAACTCTACTTAAAGTCGTTTTCGCAGCCTTATCGATCGATTCTGATTTACTTATTTTTAAGGCAAAAAAATAACCGGAAATGGTAAAGAAAAAAGGCACTGCGAAACGTGATATTTGATTGATAAATACACCTAAATAATTATTAACTCCACAACCAAATAGTGTGCTTCCTAAAAAAGGCCTCGTATGAATCATTATCACACAAAAAATAGCCAACAATCTAAATATGTCAACACTTTCAATTCGTGATTTAATATTCATAAATTTTCAACTTTATTTTTCTTATATTTTATCTATTTAATGACCTGGAGCAAATCAACTATTCAACATACACTCCGTATCTGGGCATCATTAACCCTACAAAAAATTAAACTACAGCATTCATAACTTCAACCAATGCTCTTGCCGATTCTTTGGAAGAGTATTGATCTAATTCGCTTATATCAGGTTGCCAGTTTAAATCTTCTTTTTGAAAAGCCTGTAAGATATCAATCATGACTTCTGAAACGTTTTCATTAGTATCACCTTCATGAAAAGGCACTAAAAATGCGTCGGCTTTCACATCCTTTAAAACCTGTACCGCTTGACTCTCCCCATGCAATACAGTGAATAAAGGACGCTCGCTTAGTAAACATTGATAAGTTTTTGAGGCCGTATAATGTTTTTCTGTACTTCCAAAGAGCATCACACGGTATGCTGCACTTAAATAGTTTAATATGTATAAAAATGGCTGACGTTCACGTTGCTCGACAACGATATCTTCCAGACCATAATCAGCCGCATAAGCAGTAATACGCTTTGCAGGATATGGCCCTGTACCGATAAAAAATAGTCGAATGTCAGCATCCCAGTTCCCATCTTCTTTTAATCTGGCTATGGCTTTAAAAAAAGCCTCCATAAACACATGCGAATTGGGTAAAAATGCCCCCGCATAAATCCAGGGTTTACAATTTGGCATGCCTTCCCAAGGCATTTTTAAGCCTTTCAACTGAATTTTATGATCATTGGGGTCAAAGCCATAGGGCATCCCCACATGGGCCGGAGGGGTTTTAAAGTTACGTTCAATAACAGGCCAGTAATACGGCGTAGAGACCCCTGTAATAAAAGCCGCTTTATTAACCGCGTAAGGTTCTAAATTTCGTGCCACTAACTGACTTAACTTGGCGCGTGTATCATTTTGGTTGGTAATATCGCGCACCCAGGGATCGATATAATCTATCCCATACGGAATACCGGTTTTATCATGAATCATACGTCCCAAAAGTGCTGTATAAAATGACGGAATCGGAATCCAGATGCAATCTATTTTTCTAGTTTTACACAACTCCAAGGCCTTAGCCTTCAAAAACGGAAAAGCTCGCAAGCCAATATCGCCTATAACGCGTGGTTTAGTTACTTTATAGGCCTTAGTGAATACGACTTCTATATCTTTAGAAGCGGTTTTTGCAATAACAGGATCCGGTATTTCTTCGTAATATTTCGAATCAACGGTTAATAACAACGGATGCCATCCTAATTCCTTTAAATAATTTCCAATTAACCTAGGACGTTGCACCCCTGCTAAATTAGCTGGTACCCAATGGGGATATATAATGAGTACTGTTTTCAACTTTTTCTTTATTATAGAATTTGTTGCCAAATGCTTTTTAATTTTTCTTGTTCCTGATCCCAACTGAGTTTCTTTCCTAAATTAAAACGTTTCTGTTTTTGCGCTTTAATTTGAGAGGCATTCTGACACAAACTCAATAAGGTATCCGCTAAATTTTGTGATGATTGTTGACTTAAAACTCCTAATTCTGGATTCTCGCCAATAAATTGATCTTGAGCTTTAGTATCTGTTGCTAAAATATACAAGCCTGCTTGGGCGTAAGTGATAATTTTATTCGTCAAACAAATTTGTCTGTTAAGATCTCGTGAATCAAATTCAAGGGCCAATCCAACATCATAACGGCAAACTTCGGCATGGAGCTCTTTCTGTTGTAATGCTTTTTTAATAAAGAATTGAATTTTGGAATCTTTCAATTGTAAAACTAAAGGATTTATAACTTTATTCTGAAATTCTAAATCCATTTCACCTATCAAAGTCAACTCTAAGTCGATTTCAGGCTGTGATTCATTTAAAATAATGAATGCCTCAAACAGTTGCTCCAATCCCCTTCCGAAACTAACTTTCTGACTAAACCAAACTAATTTTAAACCTACATTAGTTTTTTTTGGTTCAAAGAAAACAAATTCATCCGAGTTAAACCCATTAAGGACAGTGTCTGAATTATTTAAATTACCGACTAAAGTTTTTGTGTACTTTTCTATTAAAGGGCTTGCAAACGTAACTGCACTAACCTTAGGCAACAAGGCCTGCATTAAAAATTCACGTCGCTGCTTTTCATTTTCTGCATCAAAGGCAATACTCTCTCCAGGGTGATAATCCTCTACATCGAAAACAAAAGGTTTGTTTATTACTGAACTTAATCGAAATCCGGGATACAAACTTCCCGAACTATGTCCTATTATCAAATCGATATAGGAATAATCTTGTTTTTTTAAATACTCCCATAATACAATACTGGACTTATTACTTAGGTATGCATTGATCAGCTCGCTCTTGGGTTTTATTCTATAGACAAAAGTTGCTAACTTTTGATATAAAGATGCTTTAAACCAGGGTAAAAAAGGATCTCTCCCTAATTCTACATAATTCGTTTTAATACCCAGAAAGTTTATTATTTCTTTATCTTTTTTCTTCCATTCATCGTCCCGATTAACCAATATAAGCTCGCAGGTAGTACCTAAGGGCATTGATTGTATCGCTTTGACTGCCCTAGGCGTAGTCGACAAATTTCCAGATAAAACAAAAAGGGCTTTTTTCATTTTAGTTCTCTAACATCCTTTTAAAAAGCTTCAAATATTCTCCAGAAATAAATTCTAGAGAAAATCTGTCCTCACAATCTTTCCGAACGATATCTCGGTTTATTGCATTAATATTTTCTACAGCCTTAATCATTTGTTCTACATTATCAACTACATATCCAGTTACACCGTCTTTTACAACTTCAGGTACAGATCCACGTCTGAACCCTATTACAGGAACACCGCAAGCCATAGCCTCTGCCAATACAATTCCAAAAGGTTCTTCCCACTTTATAGGAAATAAAAACGCTTTTGCTCTTTGTAAATAATGTAATTTTTGCTCGTCGTTTACTGGGCCTACATACTCTATCAATGGATTGTCCAAGTATGGTTTTATATAATTTTCAAAATAATCATCATGCCCTTCTTGAATATTACCTGCTATCAGCAGCTTTTGGTTTGTTGCTATGGCTACATCTATTGCTTCTTTAGTCCCTTTTATATCTTCAATACGTCCTAAAAACATTAAAAAATCTTTAGAAACATTTTTATTTGGAACAAAATAATCTGTTAAGGTAAAATTATGGATTGGTGTAAATTTCTTGACATCCGGAAGCTGTTTCAACATGTGCTCTCCACAACAAGTAAATTGTAATTTATCTCCTGCTATTTTAGAGGACATACCAGTGGTTTTTATACTGATTGCCCGACCATAGGTCATAACTAGAGGAATTTTCTTAAAAATCATTTCTGGAAGCATATATACTAACCTCCCAAAACTGTGAATGACATCCGGTTTTTCCTGATTTACAACCGAATACAATTTTCTTGTGTTCTGTATTGAATTTAATAAGCCCCTAGAATGCTTTGCAGGCCAAGCATATAACTTAGCTAGCTTATTAGTACTATCCTCATGAGCTACTAAAACTACCTCATGTCCCTCTTTTGCATAGGCCATAATTAAACCATCCACTAAGCGTTCAACGCCACCATAAAGTCTAGGTGGAACAGGAATTTCAGGATCGACTGGGATTAATATTTTCATTTTTAATATTTAGGTATTGAATCTATTCTCTTAAGAATTTAACGTTTCATAAGTTTATGACCATAAAAAGATACGCTCTTAGCTATTCTCCAACCAAAAACCGATTTTATAAGTTCTATAACCGATCCACCTAACTTAGGTTTATAAAAACTCCCCCCTAAGTCTTGGCAAGCTTCCATAGCTTTTTTGGTAATATCTTTAAATTCAGGCCAAGCATCCATAGCCACATGCTTATATTGCGTCGCTATAGCTAACTTGGCTTCTTGAGATTGCGATATGTTAAACAAATATTGGGACTTTAAATCGGTGGCTAATAAATTACTTTTGATATGTTTTCGTTGTTTCTGCGAAGCTATATTACTGCCTTTTATATGCTTACGGTAATAATTCTTAGCTTCAGGAACATATATAATGCCTTTGCTTTGTAAGCCCACCCGCGCAAAAAACTCGCCATCCTGGTCCTTTGCCAATTGCTCGTTCCAAGAACCTGCTTCCTCAATTAATGCTCTAGGTGTTAACCAAGCACTGGTCTGAATCATATTCATTTTACTATCCAAACCGCCCCAAAGTTTTATAAATAAATCCTCGGGAGCATCGGTTGAAAACACATAATCGGTATCGGTACAAATTCCTGTGTCTGGGGTTTCGTAAAAGTGTATGGTATTACAAACTGCCAATTGATCCCGAACACCATTTAAAACCTTGACTTGGCTTTCAATTTTATTGGAACTTAACAGATCGTCGGCATCCAAATATTGAATATAATCGCCAGAGCTTAATTCAAATCCATAATTGCGAGCAGCACAAGCCCCTTTGTCTTTGTTTTTGACAACTTTAACCGTATCGGATTGATATTTTTTAGCTAATTCGAAACTACCATCAGTAGAGTCATCGTCTACAATAATTACTTCAATATTTTCAAATGTTTGATTAAAAACAGATTGAAGTGTTTCCTCAATAAAAGTAACAGCATTGAATAAAGGAATTACGACGGATACTTTACACATTAACATTAAGTTTCTATACTATTTATTTGAATCATTGTTTAAAATTAGATCTTTGTACAAATCTAGATGCATTTGAGCGACAAGATTCACATTCCAATGCTGCTTTCCAAACCTATAATTTTCCTGCCCTTTATCAGCCAATACTAAGGTTTTTGCTTGATTCAATGCTTGTTCTACACTACTTAGTTCTCCTGGAATAAACGAGGGATTTCCTGTCCTTTGTAGCAGACTCCCTATATTACCTATTTCAGGCCCTACTACAACTTTTCCAAAAGTAAAAGCCAAAGGAATATTCCCTGTATTTAAGGTATCGATTCTCGGAATAAATACGATATCACAGGCATTTAAATAGAGTTGAATATCGGATTCGGACACATATTCAATATTGTTTAAACAATATCTTTTATCAAAGTGTTTTCTTTTTAAATAAATTTCGTGCTTTAGCCGTTTAGTTGGTTCTTTTTTCCAACCGAAAAGTTTAGGCCATTTGGCCGTTAACAATGTCTTCTTTGAATCCTTAAATTTTTTAAAAGCATTAATTGTTAAATTTAATTCATCTTGATTTCGATAATTCCCGAAACAGCAAATTACAAATCTATCTGTTGCTATGCCTAAGCGTTCTCTGCTTTCTAATTGCGTTAACGTGTTAGGCAAATTTTCATATAAAGGATGCGGGATTATACTATTTCTGATAGAATTAAAAGTTGAATTGTCTACCGATTTTTCCCCTAGATGAATAATTACA
Coding sequences within it:
- a CDS encoding glycosyltransferase — its product is MKKALFVLSGNLSTTPRAVKAIQSMPLGTTCELILVNRDDEWKKKDKEIINFLGIKTNYVELGRDPFLPWFKASLYQKLATFVYRIKPKSELINAYLSNKSSIVLWEYLKKQDYSYIDLIIGHSSGSLYPGFRLSSVINKPFVFDVEDYHPGESIAFDAENEKQRREFLMQALLPKVSAVTFASPLIEKYTKTLVGNLNNSDTVLNGFNSDEFVFFEPKKTNVGLKLVWFSQKVSFGRGLEQLFEAFIILNESQPEIDLELTLIGEMDLEFQNKVINPLVLQLKDSKIQFFIKKALQQKELHAEVCRYDVGLALEFDSRDLNRQICLTNKIITYAQAGLYILATDTKAQDQFIGENPELGVLSQQSSQNLADTLLSLCQNASQIKAQKQKRFNLGKKLSWDQEQEKLKSIWQQIL
- a CDS encoding acyltransferase, which encodes MNIKSRIESVDIFRLLAIFCVIMIHTRPFLGSTLFGCGVNNYLGVFINQISRFAVPFFFTISGYFFALKISKSESIDKAAKTTLSRVFLIFIAWSGIYLFPWHKLFPLGEFNIVEALEFIKNRIIGNLKNPINFLFNGTKGHLWFLSSLIQVIFITFLWEKYKLRLSIFYVALMLFIIGNMALSYSKTPIGVDFGFYTRNGPFLGLLFFVSGFKFFQKDYKINYLKSGIMLSLLGVFIQCLETIVLKKYFDTSAISDYFFGTYFTGIGVSLIALSNNKVFRIPNLSSIGRKTLGVYGIHYIFIDILKPYKMQYCGTFVEIVFTLLVFGLSILTVYLMSFNRGLRKIVE
- a CDS encoding glycosyltransferase, which codes for MKILIPVDPEIPVPPRLYGGVERLVDGLIMAYAKEGHEVVLVAHEDSTNKLAKLYAWPAKHSRGLLNSIQNTRKLYSVVNQEKPDVIHSFGRLVYMLPEMIFKKIPLVMTYGRAISIKTTGMSSKIAGDKLQFTCCGEHMLKQLPDVKKFTPIHNFTLTDYFVPNKNVSKDFLMFLGRIEDIKGTKEAIDVAIATNQKLLIAGNIQEGHDDYFENYIKPYLDNPLIEYVGPVNDEQKLHYLQRAKAFLFPIKWEEPFGIVLAEAMACGVPVIGFRRGSVPEVVKDGVTGYVVDNVEQMIKAVENINAINRDIVRKDCEDRFSLEFISGEYLKLFKRMLEN
- a CDS encoding glycosyltransferase family 4 protein; translated protein: MKKLAIVVSHPIQYYAPWFKLLAERQNIKLKVFYTWSQAAEDVEDKTFGKTIKWDIPLLEGYDYEFVENSSKDPGTHHKNGIICPELIAKVSAWHPDAILVFGWYLKSHFKVMKHFKGKIPVWFRGDSTLLDEISGVKTILRRFYLTWVYKHIDKAFYVGAENKRYFKAHGVKEYQLVFAPHAIDNSRFADSEIIQYEIQALEWRKELGFSEDDIVILFAGKFEAKKQPDFLLKAFQKANKDREIPLKFVLVGHGPLENKLKDLAENDRNITVLPFQNQSKMPILYRLGDVICLPSKGPGETWGLAVNEAMASRRPVIVSSKVGCASDLVRENVNGFVFDYNNHLALEKILTGLNKHELQILGNKAKQDIKAWNFETIVGAIEREIQNNI
- a CDS encoding glycosyltransferase → MCKVSVVIPLFNAVTFIEETLQSVFNQTFENIEVIIVDDDSTDGSFELAKKYQSDTVKVVKNKDKGACAARNYGFELSSGDYIQYLDADDLLSSNKIESQVKVLNGVRDQLAVCNTIHFYETPDTGICTDTDYVFSTDAPEDLFIKLWGGLDSKMNMIQTSAWLTPRALIEEAGSWNEQLAKDQDGEFFARVGLQSKGIIYVPEAKNYYRKHIKGSNIASQKQRKHIKSNLLATDLKSQYLFNISQSQEAKLAIATQYKHVAMDAWPEFKDITKKAMEACQDLGGSFYKPKLGGSVIELIKSVFGWRIAKSVSFYGHKLMKR